In Ornithorhynchus anatinus isolate Pmale09 chromosome 5, mOrnAna1.pri.v4, whole genome shotgun sequence, the DNA window CGCTGCCTGCAGCTCCTGCCTCCCTGCAGCCCCGGTCCGCTGCCTGCAGCCCCTGCCTCCCTGCAGCCCCGCCCCGCTGCCTGCAGGTCCCTCCTCGCTGCCTGCGGCTCCCGCTCCTCAGCAGTTCCTGTCCGCTCACTGCAGCTCTCGCCCCCGCTGCAGCCCCgctgcccgccgcccgccgcccgcttcTCCGCAGCCCCGTGGGCAGGCGCGGAGGAGAAGTTCTCTATCGCCCCCTGCTGGCCCCAGAGCGAGGCAGTTCCCTGCAATGAGGGAGGGCGGCGGCGAGAGGGAGCCCCGCGCACCGACCGGGACGGAGGATGGAACTCAGAGCCCCGAGGCCGGAGAGTTGAGAGGgtgacctctttgtgggcagggaccatatctgccaactctgttgaatcacactctcccaagcacttagtatagtgctctgcaggcagtagccactcaataaatgtcactgactgattggttaatagtcggagaagggagagggtaaataggagggagagagctgattgaatgccttcaaGCCAGTGGTTGGGACTTTTGTtctgaagagaggggaaatggcaatgCTTGAAAGTTTTTGAGAAGCATCGAGTAGCCTAGTGCAaaaagtatgagcctgggagtttgaggatttgggttctaatgctggttctgtcacttgcctgctgtatgactttgggaaagtcatttcgcttctttcaattgattgtatttattgagcccttactgtgtacagagcaatgtattaaacacttgggagaatacaatataaaggagttagacatgctcccttcccacaaggagcttacagtctagtgtgagagacagatattaaaatgaattatgaatatgtgcataagtgctgtggggctgatggtggggtgaataaaatattgtttagtggaaagagctcaggcctgggagtcagaggaccaggttctaatcccagctctgtcaattgcttgctgtatgaccatgggcaagtcatctaacttctctgtgcctcagttatctcatttgtaaaatgaagattcaatcctattccctcttacttagactgtgaggctcaagcgggatagggactgtgtccaacctgtttaacttgtaactaccccagaagttagaatagtgtttgccacacagtaagcacttaacaggtaccattatgattattagtatcataaagggtataaattcaagtgcaagtgtgatgcagaaggaagacagAGTGGGGGAAacgggggcttagttggggaagggctcttggaggagatgtgcttttaataaggctcggaaggcggggagagtggtgatctgtcagatatgaagagggagggagttccaggccaaagtggGTCATGGGCAAGGGCGTGGCggtaagatagacaagactgtgaagatgagaagcagcgtggcccagtggaaagagcctgggcttgggagtcagaggtcatgggttcgaatcccggctctgccacttgccagctgtgtgactgtgggcaagtcacttcacttctctgggcctctgtgatctcatctgtaaaatgggagttaactgtgagcctcacatggaacaacctgattaccctgtatctaccccagcgcttagaacactgcttggcacatagtaagcgcttaacaaataccaacatattattattactgtggtatagtgagtagattggctttagagccaggtgtatgggctgggttataataggaaatcagggaggtaagataggagggggcaaagagaaAGTGTGCTTCAGAAGTGATGGTAAGGTTCTATttaatgggaaaccactggaggttcttgaggagtggggaaagatggactgaatgcttttttaggtaaatgatccaagcagcagtgtgaagtatggactgaagtgggatgagacaggaggcagggagaacagcaaggagaccgatgctgtaattaaggcaggataggatacatgcttggatcaacgtggtagcagtttggatggagaggaaagggagattttagcgatgctgtgatttggtgacagattcagtacgtgggttgaatgagaaaaataagtcgagggtaatgccaaggttatgggcttgtgaggtggagactggtggtgccatctacagtgatgggaaagtcggaggtaggacagggtttgttcctccgtttcctcatctgtaatacgggaaATCAATTCCTATTATTCCTCCCTCTGAGACCGTGAacaccatttgggacagggtttgtgtctgaccACATCATCTCCTGACCTGAACGCCCCCCACCATACCATGTTCTCAGGCTCCTGAAAACACTCTGCcaccatttccccccccccccgcccaatcccCTCACTGACCTGGCTCCTGAGCCCCCATAAacatccacccccagcactcagGTCCCCAAGGATATCCCCTGAGCTGGCAGGATCGGAAGGAGCACGTAGAGCAAGCCCTAATTCAAACCAGTTTTATTATTCAAAGTTAACATTTACAGggaattggggtgggggaagagcctgGCCTGGGGGTTCACCAGCTATTTACAGGAGGGTCTGGGGGAACAGCAGCAAgggatgggctggagaggggctcAGCCCCCGGGAACCAGAGGCACAGTTTGAGTCAGAGCTGAACCTTCATTCCAACGTCTTCAGCATGAGCCTAGGGGAgagaagcaaagggtggggagagagagcggggagTCAGAGCTTAACTCTACTCCACATGAGTCTGGGGGAGAGGATGCCCGAGGGCAAGGGAAAGAGCCAGgcggagggtgagggggaagaggaggcgggggagCGAGGGGTGCGAgcaatgggggagggggtggggctgcGGCTTTCAGTACCTGCATCGAGTGGTGGATCCAGTCCCGGAATTCACTGACTCTGGTGTAGACTCCGGGTTTCTGTGCCAGGGCACAGCCCATCCCCCAGCTGACAATCCCACACAGCCTCCAGCGCAGGGTCTGGGAGAGTGTGTCCTCACATACGAGGGGCCCCCCGCTGTCCCCCTGCCagagtgggtgggagaggaaacaagtgggctgggggtggggcctaCAGGGCAGGGAGTAGGAGCAGGGACTAGGCTGGGGATGGGGCCAGTCATCAGTCAGCCAGTCTTGGGCCAATCCgtcagtcagttggatttattgagggctgactgcatgcggagcactgtattacgcgcttgggagagtacaaaatcacagacacattccctgcccacagcgagcttactggccagagggggagacagacattaacagaattaaataaaattatggacatgtacataagtactgcggggctgggaggggagatgaatgcagggagcaagtcaaggtgacacagaaaggagtggaagaaaaggaaaagagggcttagtcagggaaggcctcttggaggagatgtgccttcaaaaaggctttgaaggtggaaattgcctgttggatatgaagatggaaggcatacaggccagaggcgggatgtgggcaaggggtcggcggcgagatagacgagatcaaggtagagtgagaggttggcattagagcagtcaagtgggtaggctgggttgtagtaggaaagtagcaaggtgaaataataataataattatggtatttaagtgtttactatgttccaagcactgttctaagtgccggggtagatacaaggtaattaggttattcCACGTAGGGccctcaatcttaatccccattttacagatgaggcactgaggctcagtgaggcacagagaagttaagtgggttgctccaggtcacacagcagacaagtggcagatgcggattagaacccatgtcctctgactcccaagcccatgctctttccactaagccaagctgcttctcaagtaggagggggaaaggctgctgagtgctttaaagccaatggcaaggagtttctgtttggtgtggaggtagacaggcaaccactggaggtactggagaagtggggaaacatggctgggatgtttttgtagaaaaatgatccaggtagtagagtgaagtatggaccagagtggggagagacaggaggccgggaggtcagcaaggaggctgatatggtaatctggggggggggggttggaataagtgcttggattaacggggTGGCGGTTTGGTTgcaaagaaaagggcagattttagcaatgttggaaaggtcaaaccaacaggatgaagtgatggatcgaatacgtgggttgaatgagagagaggagtcaaggataacaccaaggataaggcttgtgagacaagagggatggtggtgccgcctccagtgagaggaaagtgaggggaaggacagggtttaagtgggaagatatggagttctgttttagacatgttaaatttgaggtgacagcgggatatccaagtagagatgttctgaaggcaggaagaccTGCAAAACTGTAGTGAGGGAGAGggtccagggctggagatgtagatttgggactctgcatagaggtggtagttgaagccattggagtgaatgagttctccaagggagtgggtgtagatggagaatagaaggggacccagaactgaactttgagggacacccacagttggggagtgagaggcagaggaggagcccgtgaaagagactgagaacgagcagccagagagataggaggagaaccaggacagtgtcagtgaagctgaggttggataatgtttccagggggtggttgacagcatcgaaggcagccgagaagtcgaggaagattaagatggagtagaggctgttgggtttggcaagaaggagatcatcggtgatctCTGAGacggcggtttctgtggagtgaaggggacggaagccggtgAGCGGGGGCAAGAAAGCGGGTGAGTGGGGGGCacgggcagaggctggggggccacacCTGGCAGGCGTCGATGCCGCCCTCGGTGAAGCCGGCACACAGCATCTTGGGTTTGACCTGGGCCCCGTAGAAGCCCGGGCTGGTGCAGACTGCGTGGCTGAGGACCGGCACTCGAGCCTCCTGGAGCACGTCGGCCTGCTGTCCTGAGGATGGGGGTGGCGGTGAGTTGGGAGCACAGACCTCCACTCTGTGCCCACATCTGGGGGCAGGGCGAAGCAGCAccacccccgtcccttcccccagCGGAGAGCTCACCATAATACTGAGTGTTCCCCCAGCCCGTCACGGTGCAGACTCTGCCCTCCTCCACAGACTGGCCGGCCGCAGGGAGACACACAGGCTGGATAAACTCtgcagttgggggaggggaggaaggcacaCACTAACCTGAGCCCCCATCCGAGGGGTCCAGATCGGCCTGAGTCTCAGCCCAGAGTGGGCAGGGGGCACACCGACCTGAGCTTCCCCCCGGGGGGGTAGCCACACTGGCCCGTGCCCCAGTCAGGCatccccccccgccacccgcctCGCCACCCCAACCTCCGGCCCCGGGCGCACCAGTCAAGGGCAAGGAGTCAGACAGGCGGACCAGGGCGATGTCATTGCTGCTCTCCTCGCTGTTGGGGTCCTGAAAGGGCCTGTAGCCGCCGTGGTAGACCACCGCCCGGACACCCAGCTCCAGGCCCTGCCCCGAGGTCTGTGTCACAGCCCCCGCCACCACTCGCCACCGAGCCAGAACCCGATTTCtcctggtgggggcgggggaggggatgagggaggctGTTCAGGGGAGGTGTCATGGGGATTCCCAACCCTACACCTCCCTCTTCCAGCGTTCTGGGATCTGCAgctgtccccatcccccacccatcCCACTCCCCACGCGTCCGCCTCCTCCCAAAGGGTCACTCACTCAGGGAAGCAGTGGGCAGCGGTCAGCACCCAGTCTCCGGCCAGCAGGGAGCCCCCACACAGGTGTGTCCCGTCATAGCGCAGACTCACCTGCCACGGCCAGCGGCCCAGGCTGGCATCCTGCCCGCCCACAATCCGGTCCACGGGCAGCTTTCGCCgaccacagtctagaggcacaagTATCACATGGTACCCCGAGGGCTCGCGAGCGGGGCACAGTCGGTGACTCAGCCACAGTTGTGGCCAACCATCTGGCCACAGACGTAGCCACGGTTCACAACTTGGCCACAGATGTGGCCATAGGCAGCCAGgggcacacacatatatacgcacacacatacacatgcatacaGGGACTCTCCAGGATGCAGGCAGAACTGTCCGCATTCCTGAGCATCTGTACACACAGACATCCCTTACACATCCAATATACAGACTCGTGGGTAGGCTTGGAATGAGAGATAGAAAAAGGAACCAAACCACATCCACTTACCAGGTAAGGACTCATTACATAAATCCATACATAGAGAGAGCCTTTGACTCCATGACACTCATGACAAAGCACCTCCATAGACACACTACCCCAGCCCCTCTCTCAGTCAGAGCCACAGCCCTTCAGCCCCATATGTGCAGGTGCCTTGTCATCCTCCAGGCTCATAGGAGCAGCCATTGATGGTGAAACTCAGCCAGGTGTGGGGATGTGTGCTTGGAAAGGCCAATATGGCTGCACTGCGTGCAAAAAAAAAGTGGATCCTTGGTGTTTACAAGGCCTAACGTTTTTGTCACTGTTGCCTCACTTTCTCTCAATCCTTACGAAGCTTCTGCTCCAAAAGAGCTGCTCGATCCTGGGCCATCGTGGGCCACCACGGGCAGGGCTGCTCTGCGACTCCTGGCTTTCAGCTGCAGTGCACCACTGTCAAAGGCTGGCGGTACTGTGTCACCCTCCTTGCTTTTGCTCTCCTGGTTTCCGCTCCAAATTCAGCAGCTTTTCAGATACCCGGCTGACATTCGTTCTCCTCCCTTGTGTCCCACCCAACACAGCTCTGCTGTGGTGAGTGTTGCTCAGAGGCTCGGAGACTCAGGGGGAGGTCGACCTCGGCCCCAGGACTGCGTGACCCTGCCCTGCCACTCGGCATCTAGTCTGGCCCATAAGCAACACCGGAGGCAGTGGTTGAGGAGGTGGCAAGGGGTTCTGGCACAAGGTCCAGGACCCTCAGctgtggaggagatggggcaccCTATGGCTTGGACACACACCTTTAGTTTTATCTGGCGCTCACTCCCCACCACCTCAGCTACCGCCACTGATGCCAGGCTCAGTCTCCCAGTCCCCCAGAGGAAGTGCTGGCCTTCTTAACTCAgtgtctttttctttctgtttgcttttgggggtattaagcacttactatgtgcctggcactggggtagattcaaggttggacacagtccatgtcccacacggggctctcagtcttaatgctcattttaaaggtgaggtaactgaagcacagagaagttaattgatttgcccaaggtcacacagcagaccactggcagagccgggattagaacccaggtcctcctgaatctcaggcctgtgttctaccactaggccacaccacttctctgtatTCTTCAGACTTATCGTTTGCCCTTCACTCCTGGCTGATTGGGCGAAGTAGTTTAcctttgcatgtcttcttgggtgttTGGGTCTTTAGGCGGCAGTCAGTTGCAAACAGTCATTCTGTCATGACTGTTTCTAGGGCTTTGGATGATGCTCGAAGAGCAGTGAAGCTTATTCTCACATCTTCATCTGGCTCCCTGGTTGCACCATCCAGCGAGGCCGCATTGAACAAGTTGTATGGGACTGGCCTGATCTGCCTCACCCCATTGGTGATGGGGAATGGACCGGACAGGGCGACCTCGGCTCCGCCCCACCCAGCCGGGCCGTCAGGAACTTCTCAGGGCAGTCGGATGGActgcacacatacacatgcacccCCACCCACCGACCTCTACATATACCCCCAGGTACCCCCTCCGATCTCCTTCCCACATTTATCCCCAGAGTGAGGGTGCGCAGGAAGGGTCGGGGccaggagtggagggggaggcccggaTGGCGGCTCCTACCTTGACAGAGAACAGCCAGGAAACGGCCAGCGGGACAGTcactgccgggggtggggggtgaggggagggaggcagggaggtgagcaaagaCTGGGGGCACCCACCCACAGCCTCACAACCCAGTCTGCCCCCACCTGCCAGCAGCCCCCAGTGGTCCCCATCCCAAGTCCCCCCAGGTCTCCCCTCACCACAGGGCCACGGCATCCAGCAGGCGCCCAGCAGTGGGCAGCCGCTCCTCATCCACACAGAAATATCCCGATGTGCCGTTGGAGCCGGATGTCCGGACGTCCAGCTCCTCGTGAGTCAATGCCCTGCAGGGGTGGGAACCGAGGGTCAGGACAGTGTCCCAGTCCCAGCCCTacccccagccctggccccatCCCTGGCCCTGTTACCTTATGAAACCCAGCCCCAGGTGAGTCGATGCCCAGCAGAGGTGGGGGGCAAGGCAGCACCGTCCCACCCCAACACCCCAAACCGGTCAggccccatccccactcccacaACCCCTGCcgagcccctgccccaccccggccccgctaCCTGGCGAAGCCCATCTCCTCACAGCCCAGGGCGGCCGCCCGCGCATTCAGTCGGGAGGAACACAGCAGCCGCCACTGCGCCTTGGCCGCATCGTACACTGCCAGGCGCAAGTCCCCGGTGCTGACCTGCACTGTGGGACCGGaccaggggtcagaggtcggagTGGGGCCCATAGGAAGttatggggggatgggaggggagccaAGGCATTTGGGATGGGGGCCGCAGGCCCTGAGTTGGATGttcagtaaagtgccctgcaaacagtaaatgctcaataaatggtacagattgattgatggtaACAGACACTCACCAGGATACAGCCCATCTCCTGAGCCAGGCAGCACCACAGCCACTGCAGAGAGATGGACACAGGTGaaagggaggccagggagggggaggcccgggagggcagcatgaggagggagaggcctggGAAGGAGAGGTCCAGGAGGGTGGCACGAGGAGGGGGAGGTCCAGGAGGGTGGCATGGGGAGGAAGAGCCCTGGGAGGAGGGGCGGTATAGGGAGGGTGGcatggagagggcaaggggagggggaggtgaagggaaggtgagggaaaaggagttTCAGGGgccatgggaggagggaggggaggcagggaacacGAGTCCAGGCTCTCACCGATGACCCAGCTCATGACTGCCACAGTAGCCAGCACCACGAGGACCCCGATGAAAACAGCCGTGATCCTGGGCGGTGACCACAGTCTCCCCGATGGCCGACCTAGGGTACACACCCAGT includes these proteins:
- the HPN gene encoding serine protease hepsin, with translation MSWVIVAVVLPGSGDGLYPVQVSTGDLRLAVYDAAKAQWRLLCSSRLNARAAALGCEEMGFARALTHEELDVRTSGSNGTSGYFCVDEERLPTAGRLLDAVALCDCPAGRFLAVLCQDCGRRKLPVDRIVGGQDASLGRWPWQVSLRYDGTHLCGGSLLAGDWVLTAAHCFPERNRVLARWRVVAGAVTQTSGQGLELGVRAVVYHGGYRPFQDPNSEESSNDIALVRLSDSLPLTEFIQPVCLPAAGQSVEEGRVCTVTGWGNTQYYGQQADVLQEARVPVLSHAVCTSPGFYGAQVKPKMLCAGFTEGGIDACQGDSGGPLVCEDTLSQTLRWRLCGIVSWGMGCALAQKPGVYTRVSEFRDWIHHSMQAHAEDVGMKVQL